The nucleotide sequence TCTGTACAAAAATGTGGATGCCTGCACTTTCCATATCCGCTCTCATATGCAGAAAAGCAGTGTGGGTTTTATTGTCTGGGAGATGTCCCTTCAACACCCACGCCTGAAAGGCGGAAAAACAATACTTGTGGATGGCTGTACACATATTGAGTTTTATCAGGACAAAGTGCTGTACCACAGAGACTACTTTGATCTTGGTGAAATGCTTTACGAAAACATCCCGGTGCTCGGGGAAACGGTTCGTTCATTGAAAAATCGGTTGGGGAAGTAGAATGAAGATTGCAATTATAGGGACAGGTATTTCCGGACTGACGGCGGGTTACTATCTGCACCGGCACCATGATATCACTTTGTTTGAAGCTAACTCTTATATCGGAGGCCATACAGCCACCGTCGATGTGGAGGTGGATGGCCGCAACTATGCTGTCGACACCGGATTTATTGTCT is from Vibrio sp. JC009 and encodes:
- a CDS encoding nuclear transport factor 2 family protein; amino-acid sequence: MNIETVAEFYKSLSLDNLHQLNDVYHKDVQFHDPAHEIHGIENLYNYFKSLYKNVDACTFHIRSHMQKSSVGFIVWEMSLQHPRLKGGKTILVDGCTHIEFYQDKVLYHRDYFDLGEMLYENIPVLGETVRSLKNRLGK